A stretch of the Uranotaenia lowii strain MFRU-FL chromosome 3, ASM2978415v1, whole genome shotgun sequence genome encodes the following:
- the LOC129754898 gene encoding dnaJ homolog subfamily B member 14-like, with protein sequence MMEVNKDEARRCIDLARGAFNVGNLEKAKKFVEKSIKLYPLKEAEDLLRRIKSASSSSSRPSSESTARKRATAANKENEKEPKLNVDYTQKQLDVVQRIKKSKDYYEILGITKEATDSDIKKAYKKLALQLHPDKNKAPGSVEAFKSLGNAVATLTDAQKRKEYDLFGNQETSSSHFSSASNGNRYRNRFESDIDPNNLFNVFFGGNFPHQHQRTNQARWQSNDTQFYSQPMVVVILCIVVFWMLSAFSSDPHYSIYQTPKYPVERRTLNLKVPYYVKENFVKEYQGSFSRLEKSVEEDFVVYTKIMCNQERRERDNKIARAKSFGSWNQINQAQQQPMPSCEQLYKLGIGRVYP encoded by the exons ATGATGGAAGTAAACAAGGATGAAGCGAGGCGTTGCATTGATCTGGCGAGGGGTGCCTTCAATGTGGGCAATCTGGAGAAGGCAAAGAAATTTGTGGAAAAATCTATCAAACTGTACCCATTAAAGGAGGCTGAAGATTTGCTACGACGGATCAAAAGTGCCTCCAGCTCATCGTCGCGTCCCAGCTCTGAAAGTACTGCCAGAAAACGGGCAACGGCTGCCAATAAAGAAAACGAGAAAGAACCAAAGTTGAACGTTGATTATACTCAGAAACAGCTGGATGTTGTACagaggataaaaaaaagtaaagattatTATGAGATTCTCGGAATCACCAAAGAGGCAACGGATTCGGACATAAAGAAAGCTTACAAGAAGCTCGCGTTGCAGTTGCATCCGGACAAGAATAAAGCTCCCGGGTCCGTGGAGGCTTTCAAGTCGCTCGGAAATGCCGTGGCCACATTAACAGATGCTCAGAAACGCAAAGAGTACGATTTGTTCGGCAATCAGGAAACGTCGTCTAGTCATTTCTCGTCGGCCTCTAACGGGAATAGATATCGAAATAGATTCGAGTCCGATATCGATCCGAATAATTTGTTCAACGTGTTCTTCGGGGGAAATTTCCCGCATCAGCACCAGCGTACTAACCAGGCACGATGGCAATCGAACGATACTCAATTCTACAGCCAGCCCATGGTCGTGGTGATACTTTGCATCGTCGTTTTCTGGATGCTTTCGGCCTTTAGCTCCGATCCACACTATAGCATTTATCAGACACC cAAATACCCGGTTGAACGGCGCACCCTAAACCTGAAGGTTCCGTACTACGTAAAGGAAAACTTCGTCAAAGAATACCAAGGATCATTCAGTAGGCTGGAGAAATCGGTGGAGGAAGACTTCGTTGTGTACACCAAGATAATGTGCAATCAGGAACGCCGGGAAAGGGACAACAAGATAGCCCGGGCCAAAAGCTTTGGCAGCTGGAACCAGATTAATCAGGCCCAGCAGCAGCCAATGCCATCCTGCGAACAGCTCTACAAGCTGGGTATTGGACGAGTTTATCCGTAA